The Cynocephalus volans isolate mCynVol1 chromosome 1, mCynVol1.pri, whole genome shotgun sequence region GAATCTAAGAGTAGTAATAGCAGACTTACGAtgggccaggcactatgctaagtgtttAAGGTCATGATATTATTTTAACCTCACATCCTATAAGGCAGACCCTTTTTTATTATCCCTATTATACTGACTGTGTGTCCAGACCCACTCTGAGGGCTCAGACCCCAGCTTCTGTAGGTTTTGTTGCTAATGCTGGCCCTGCAACCTTCTGCAGATGGCCCCTCACCAGTAGGGAGAACTGAAAGGCTCTCAGAGTTTTGTGTCCCCCTTCTCCCATGGCCAATACCGAAGGGGACTGACGTGAGAACACAAGCACCCAGACCGTTTGCCTCAAGGTGGGAAAGACTGAAGTGGGCTTTATGCTCTGGGGCTCTCCTATGATTAGGCTGAGCTGGCTTCTTCCTTTTCCCCGTCCTGCTTCCCAGCTCCCTCCCCTTTTCTGCCAGGAGCACTTCCCCAGTAAATCACCTCTTCCTGAATCCTTGCTTCATGATCTGTGTCTGGGGAAACCTGACCTGAGACTCTTGCCTGGTTAGTATAAGATATAGATACAgttgagatttgaacccaagcagtctaACTCCAATCCTATTTTCGAATTCCAATCCCTCTGTTATATTGCCTGTCATGTTGGTGTGAAGATTCTGTATCACTATTGTTTTCTTAGCATTCTATTAGAAATTTTACTAGACTAATTTTGAATCTGTATCTTTGATACTTGCTCGCAGTTCTCAGTATGATACTGGGAACATTCAAAGTCCTTTCTCATGATGGGTGAAGTTGCATTTGGAGCATCTTGAAACACTCTGATAAGTGTCTTGAACTTTTTCCTGGATGCTCCCATAGCCCTTTAGATATACATATTTCTACTACGCCAAGgggataattattttaaaaattttcttgatcTACTGCTCCcctactagactgtgagctcttggGGGCGTGGACCCCATTTCCCAGTGCAAAGCACAGTGTCTAAAATGgaggttgatggagtttggatgtgttgtcccctcctaaattcacgtggaaatttgatccctgatgtggcagtgttggaaactgattgagtcatgggggtggatccctcatgaatggattagtgctctccctaggtggggggagtaatgagtgagttcttgctctattagttccagtgagagctggttgtttataggaccctggcacctcctctctctttctctctctctcttgcttcctcttgccatgtgatctgcttgtaccggccactttccaccatgaatagaagcagcctgaggaccctgccagatgcagctgtcccagaatcataagccaaataaacctctgttcataataaattacccagtctcaggtaattctgttatagcaacacagactaatacagagatgTTCATTATTTAGGATATAATTCTGGACTACAAGAAACTAGATTTAGAACTGTGGTGCTCAAATTTTATTTGCATGAGAATGACCTGGGGGTGGGGtctaggaatctgcattttaacaagtatCCCAGGCTATCTTGATGCAGGTCATCTCAACTCATTATTGATACTTTGAAAAATACTAACTGATAGgtgtttattatattaatttatagtaCTTAGAGTAATGTATTATACTCAATAAACCCAGGAACATTTATGTTATAAATACTTATTATACAGCAGTTACCTCACGCTTTGCACTGTTGTAAATAACTTGCTTCACTGTATATCGCTAGTAAGTGGATCTTGAGCCAGGCATTCTGGCACCAGAGGCTGTGCTCTTCACAGCTAGCCCACACTGCCCTTTCCACCAAGACGTGTAAGAAAATCCACATTGTTCTTAGCTTTGCTCTTGCTGAGCTTTCCCAAGGAGGCTGGAAGGAACAGAGGACTACGTAACTGCATGAAACAcacaggaaatattttattaacttctgCATGGAGGAAGTGGTAGAGTAACAACATTTCAATAGAAATCCACAGCTCTCCTCAAAGAGCCCACCCTGGCGTTCGTGGCCCCCCAGTCGTGGTAGCGCCTGTAGTCCCCCGGTCTCAGCAGGTACTGCCGCCCCCGGTAGTTGGGCAACTCATAGAGGACCCAGGAGCCCTCCAGCACATTGAAGGAGTGGATGTCACTGAAGTGGAAGCGGTCCTGCAGGGAGGAGCAGTCCTCAGTGACCTCAACCATCTGGCCTCGGTAGTCCTCCCGCTCGTAGATCCTGATCCTGTGGGAGCTGGCCTGTGCGTTCAGCAAATGAGAAGCAAATGAGTGTGTTCAGCAGATGAGAAGTCAGAAAACCTGGCCTCAGGTAGCAACCATTCACACCCACCCCTGGGGTATGagcctttctttatcttttctatatCAAACACTAAATTGAACGGAAGAGACTGCCAACACCGGGGCTGCTGTGTATAGTTGGGTAGGTTGTACACTGTGAAACACAAGAGGGCGCCGTTCACACTGGCCATGATTGAATGGTGTTTCCTGGAGTTTTCTGGGGCCACAACCTGTATGAATCATATACACTGGCCTTGCTCAGTGCAATTTCTAAGTAacaattttcatgtatttgtttttttttttctctctttcatagaTTTGTGGTAATCTGAAGGCTTTCCTTGGATGACATACAGAATTAGAtattaaaacagaaagacaaatgtgtCCCTGGTAGAAAGTGTTACAGATGCTCTTTGACTTAAGATAGGGTTATGTCCTGGTAAATTCATCATAATCGAAAATATCGTAAATACTAAAATGGGAGTTTTGTAGACATGATGGGTTGcgaagaaagaaaacacagtatACAAAAAATGCTGGCAACACAGAGCAATGCAGAGTACTGGTTGTTTACCCTCGTGATCGCGTGGCTGACTGAGAGCTGCGGCTCGCTGACTCTGCCTAGCATCACAAGAGAGGGCTGTACCTCATATTGCTAGCCCAGGAAAATACCAAAGTTCAAAATTCCAAgcacagtttctactgaatgcatattatTTTTGCACCACCGTGGAGTCAAAAAATCATGTCCAACCATCAAACTATCATAAGTCTGGGACTTTATTTTGAATCTCAATAGCATTAGAAGAGGCTGGGGGAGAGGAAGTCAAATTGCTTTTCCCAAAGTGAGTAACAGATTGGTAGCAATTCAGGAAGAAAGTCCAGCCCAGGCAATCTCTTAATCCCTTCTTTTCCGCTTGAAGCCCTGCTACTCTAAAACGCTGAAAAGCAACAGCCATCATGAAGATTAGGTTTCAGTTCTCAGCTCTAACACGTGCTCCTGCAAATCAGCGTTAGGTAATTAACAAAAATGGAAGTTCAAGATCATGAAGGGGCCCTCATAGATCAAGGGAGC contains the following coding sequences:
- the LOC134382130 gene encoding gamma-crystallin F → MGKITFYEDRGFQGRHYECSSDHSNLQPYFSRCNSVRVDSGCWMLYEQPNYSGGQYFLRRGEYPDYQQWMGLSDAVRSCRLIPHASSHRIRIYEREDYRGQMVEVTEDCSSLQDRFHFSDIHSFNVLEGSWVLYELPNYRGRQYLLRPGDYRRYHDWGATNARVGSLRRAVDFY